In the genome of Triticum urartu cultivar G1812 chromosome 5, Tu2.1, whole genome shotgun sequence, one region contains:
- the LOC125511530 gene encoding pentatricopeptide repeat-containing protein At1g03100, mitochondrial codes for MLRLARICTARPRSGRAVFALLACPPPCIASHSLDHKYHDAIKCTGDKDTGFSNRKSHVVTRGACFSTATETVLVQARDSSLLASEIETGTDQQRFDDAWRAYEKHLHMDGLPRKSVLSKLITGFAATCDTHRLNQSYNVVDRAFQERHELLEKEALIYLSLILARCALPYLAVNVVRKLVKIEAYPPVAAWSAIIAHMCQTATGSFLAADMVMEIGYLFQNNRVDPRKKSNRPLLAMKPNSFTFSIVLTASLLFGTTKKAEQLLELMPRIGVKPEASLLVVMARIYEKNGHKDEIQKLKRHVDEACGLSESEFRQYYDCLLSCHLKFGDLDSAVDMVLDMLKKGNNAKRSLEAAKAVLEAVESNKLYLPYEKTGPENSGSPDKPLSTDRQMQNYSSFFKDKSFARFELEARELHKLLSDKLQEQVGLVKSEHGVLHPTETMYAKLVKAFLEADKISALASFLVKASKEDSPVSVESSFVVQVINACISLGLLEQAHDLLDEMRFSGVRIGSSIYSSLLKAYCKEENHEDDITALLKDAQQAGIQLDSSCYEDLIQSRAHHNNTTGALHLFKEMKSSNIQKSVNREFEMLVQSCDSNEAALTAKLVEEVKSGHTVNHALHDWNNVIHFFCKKRLMHDAHKALSKMRVLGHTPNAQTFHCLVTAYAAVGGKYVEVTDLWGEMKVLANSNSMKFDQELLDSLLYCFVRGGFFLRAMEVIELMEKCEMFIDKYKYKSLWLKYHRTLYKGKAPKVQTEAQLIRREAALHFKRWIGLT; via the coding sequence ATGCTCCGCCTTGCAAGAATCTGTACTGCAAGGCCGCGTTCAGGCCGTGCCGTATTTGCGCTCCTCGCCTGTCCGCCACCCTGTATTGCCTCTCACAGCTTGGACCACAAGTATCATGATGCTATCAAGTGCACCGGTGACAAAGATACCGGATTCTCGAACCGGAAATCGCATGTCGTTACTCGTGGCGCTTGCTTCTCCACCGCTACCGAAACGGTTCTCGTCCAAGCCCGGGACTCGTCTCTGCTAGCATCGGAGATAGAAACTGGGACCGACCAGCAGAGGTTCGATGATGCGTGGAGGGCCTACGAGAAGCACCTTCACATGGACGGGCTCCCGAGAAAGTCTGTTCTGAGCAAGCTCATCACTGGCTTCGCGGCGACCTGTGACACTCACAGGCTTAACCAGTCATACAATGTGGTTGATCGCGCATTTCAAGAGAGGCATGAACTGCTGGAGAAGGAGGCCCTGATTTACCTGTCCCTTATTCTTGCACGGTGCGCTCTTCCTTATCTTGCTGTAAATGTTGTGAGGAAGCTGGTGAAGATTGAAGCATACCCACCCGTTGCAGCATGGTCTGCAATTATAGCACACATGTGTCAGACTGCAACCGGCTCATTTCTTGCTGCCGACATGGTAATGGAGATCGGATACCTTTTCCAGAACAATAGAGTTGATCCGCGGAAGAAGAGCAACCGTCCACTGCTAGCAATGAAGCCCAATTCATTTACCTTCAGCATTGTTCTGACTGCATCCCTCCTGTTTGGTACTACTAAAAAGGCGGAGCAGCTTCTCGAATTAATGCCTAGGATAGGGGTGAAACCTGAAGCCAGCTTGTTGGTTGTCATGGCTCGCATATATGAAAAGAATGGACACAAAGATGAGATTCAGAAGTTGAAGAGGCATGTAGATGAGGCCTGTGGTCTCAGTGAATCAGAGTTCAGGCAGTACTATGATTGCCTGCTCTCCTGCCATTTGAAATTCGGGGATTTGGATTCTGCTGTGGATATGGTACTGGATATGCTTAAAAAGGGTAACAACGCAAAGCGGTCACTAGAAGCAGCTAAAGCAGTTCTTGAAGCAGTCGAATCTAACAAATTGTATCTTCCTTATGAGAAAACGGGCCCTGAAAATTCAGGTTCCCCAGATAAACCTCTGTCTACTGATCGCCAAATGCAAAATTACTCTTCATTCTTCAAAGATAAGAGCTTTGCAAGGTTTGAATTAGAGGCGAGAGAATTACACAAGCTATTATCAGATAAGCTGCAGGAACAGGTTGGACTGGTAAAATCTGAACATGGTGTCCTCCATCCAACTGAAACAATGTATGCCAAACTAGTCAAAGCTTTCTTGGAAGCAGATAAGATCAGTGCATTGGCATCGTTTCTTGTGAAGGCAAGCAAAGAGGATTCACCTGTGTCTGTTGAGAGCTCCTTTGTTGTACAAGTGATAAATGCATGCATTTCTCTTGGGTTATTAGAGCAAGCACATGACCTTCTTGACGAGATGAGATTTTCTGGAGTTAGAATTGGTTCTTCCATTTATTCGTCACTCCTAAAAGCTTACTGCAAAGAGGAGAATCATGAAGATGATATAACTGCACTTTTGAAGGATGCTCAACAGGCAGGAATCCAGCTTGATTCAAGCTGCTACGAAGATTTGATACAATCCAGGGCACATCACAATAACACCACAGGCGCTCTCCATCTTTTTAAAGAGATGAAGAGCTCAAACATTCAAAAATCTGTTAACAGGGAGTTTGAGATGCTAGTACAAAGCTGTGATAGCAATGAAGCTGCTTTGACGGCTAAGCTAGTGGAAGAAGTCAAAAGTGGCCATACAGTTAATCATGCCCTTCATGACTGGAACAATGTTATACATTTTTTCTGTAAGAAGAGATTAATGCACGATGCTCACAAAGCACTGAGCAAGATGCGTGTTTTAGGCCACACGCCAAATGCACAAACTTTCCATTGTTTAGTAACTGCTTATGCTGCTGTTGGTGGCAAGTATGTGGAGGTGACAGATTTGTGGGGCGAAATGAAAGTTCTGGCCAACTCCAACTCGATGAAATTTGATCAGGAACTGTTGGACTCTCTGTTGTATTGCTTTGTGAGAGGTGGTTTCTTCCTTCGAGCAATGGAAGTTATAGAATTGATGGAAAAGTGCGAGATGTTTATAGATAAATACAAGTACAAGTCCCTGTGGCTTAAATATCATAGAACATTGTACAAAGGTAAGGCTCCTAAGGTGCAAACAGAAGCTCAACTGATAAGGAGAGAAGCAGCACTACATTTCAAGAGATGGATTGGGTTGACATGA